One genomic segment of Panicum virgatum strain AP13 chromosome 2N, P.virgatum_v5, whole genome shotgun sequence includes these proteins:
- the LOC120660502 gene encoding uncharacterized protein LOC120660502 isoform X3, with amino-acid sequence MAAAPGRVATGGGAGGQHAAEGDGRRWQEDLQARRYGPVMPARRPGEDNEPPLPTRSGERRSVTPPPSMVCRKRSEHARLQPRDKDGKFCSASPSLGGRVKRSARAKARRASPSSFGMGRTGGRKSESDGNSDTVAIPVIVLDDSDSGDDGDSASGDDRDSDLMEAQAVRKEFEVFKKEAKQKYNLAIQQCDEALAQRDEARMQCGVLEFDVEFLRTRLRMAGYRIQELQEKQGKK; translated from the exons ATGGCAGCGGCGCCGGGGCGggtggccaccggcggcggcgcgggtgggcAGCACGCCGCAGAGGGCGATGGCCGGCGGTGGCAGGAAGATCTACAGGCGCGACGCTACGGGCCGGTTATGCCGGCCCGTAGACCTGGCGAGGACAACGAGCCCCCCCTCCCAACTCgatccggcgagcggcggagcgtcacccctcctccctcgatGGTGTGCAGGAAGCGGTCGGAGCATGCCCGGCTGCAACCCAGAGACAAGGATGGCAAGTTTTGCAGCGCTTCCCCCTCCTTGGGCGGAAGGGTGAAGCGCTCCGCTCGGGCTAAAGCGCGCCGCGCTTCCCCCTCCTCCTTCGGCATGGGGAGGACGGGCGGTCGGAAGAGCGAGAGCGACGGCAACTCTGACACGGTCGCGATTCCAGTTATCGTCCTCGACGACTCGGACTCTGGCGATGACGGCGACTCGGCGTCCGGCGATGACCGCGACTCGGATTTG ATGGAAGCTCAGGCTGTGAGGAAGGAGTTCGAGGTGTTCAAAAAAGAGGCTAAACAGAAGTACAATTTAGCCATTCAACAATGTGATGAAGCACTGGCCCAGCGCGATGAAGCCAGGATGCAATGCGGTGTACTTGAATTTGATGTGGAATTCCTGCGTACTCGTCTTCGTATGGCAGGTTATAGAATTCAGGAACTGCAAGAGAAGCAAGGAAAAAAGTAG
- the LOC120662627 gene encoding uncharacterized protein LOC120662627: MSSSAASRGGREASATSRGGREASAANPPRQPPLLVPHPVAAATTLPPSSRRGSHGSSSDAAAATSRSSQVSSAAAAATALPPPSGCASHVSSTAAVDHVGQDFSSAKPGSSSAMLGSSSAAADHAGNNFSSAMPMKGGSKNPQGPPLHPYEEERLRQCMQNSARL; the protein is encoded by the exons atgtcctcctccgccgccagccGAGGCGGCCGCGAAGCCTCTGCCAccagccgcggcggccgcgaagcCTCCGCCGCCAACCCACCGCGACAGCCTCCACTCCTCGTCCCCCATCCCGTTGCGGCAGCTACGACCCTGCCTCCGTCATCCAGGCGCGGCAGCCACGGCTCCTCCTCCGACGCCGCGGCAGCCACGTCTCGCAGCAGCCAGGTCTCCtccgccgcagcggcggccacGGCTCTTCCTCCGCCATccgggtgcgccagccacgtctcctccaccgccgccgtggaccACGTCGGCCAAGACTTCTCCTCCGCCAAGCCCGGATCCTCCTCCGCTATGCTCggttcctcctccgccgccgcggaccaTGCCGGCAACAACTTCTCCTCTGCCATGCCCATGAAGGGTGGATCCAAGAATCCACAAG GACCGCCGCTTCATCCGTATGAAGAGGAGCGCCTAAGACAATGTATGCAGAACAGTGCAAGGTTGTAG
- the LOC120660502 gene encoding uncharacterized protein LOC120660502 isoform X2, with the protein MAAAPGRVATGGGAGGQHAAEGDGRRWQEDLQARRYGPVMPARRPGEDNEPPLPTRSGERRSVTPPPSMVCRKRSEHARLQPRDKDGKFCSASPSLGGRVKRSARAKARRASPSSFGMGRTGGRKSESDGNSDTVAIPVIVLDDSDSGDDGDSASGDDRDSDLELHLVQMEAQAVRKEFEVFKKEAKQKYNLAIQQCDEALAQRDEARMQCGVLEFDVEFLRTRLRMAGYRIQELQEKQGKK; encoded by the exons ATGGCAGCGGCGCCGGGGCGggtggccaccggcggcggcgcgggtgggcAGCACGCCGCAGAGGGCGATGGCCGGCGGTGGCAGGAAGATCTACAGGCGCGACGCTACGGGCCGGTTATGCCGGCCCGTAGACCTGGCGAGGACAACGAGCCCCCCCTCCCAACTCgatccggcgagcggcggagcgtcacccctcctccctcgatGGTGTGCAGGAAGCGGTCGGAGCATGCCCGGCTGCAACCCAGAGACAAGGATGGCAAGTTTTGCAGCGCTTCCCCCTCCTTGGGCGGAAGGGTGAAGCGCTCCGCTCGGGCTAAAGCGCGCCGCGCTTCCCCCTCCTCCTTCGGCATGGGGAGGACGGGCGGTCGGAAGAGCGAGAGCGACGGCAACTCTGACACGGTCGCGATTCCAGTTATCGTCCTCGACGACTCGGACTCTGGCGATGACGGCGACTCGGCGTCCGGCGATGACCGCGACTCGGATTTG GAATTACATCTGGTGCAGATGGAAGCTCAGGCTGTGAGGAAGGAGTTCGAGGTGTTCAAAAAAGAGGCTAAACAGAAGTACAATTTAGCCATTCAACAATGTGATGAAGCACTGGCCCAGCGCGATGAAGCCAGGATGCAATGCGGTGTACTTGAATTTGATGTGGAATTCCTGCGTACTCGTCTTCGTATGGCAGGTTATAGAATTCAGGAACTGCAAGAGAAGCAAGGAAAAAAGTAG